GGACCGTTTCACGCACTATGCGCTCGCAGCATCCATCATGGCAATGAAAGATGCGAATCTTGAATTGGATGAAGAGACTGGATTGCGTACGGGTGTTTGGATCGGTTCAGGCATTGGCGGCATGGAAACACATGAGCAGCAGTTCAAGACGTTCCAAGAAAAAGGATACCGCCGGGTCAGCCCGTTCTTCGTTCCAATGATGATTCCTGACATGGCTTCAGGCCAAGTGTCAATCCATTTGGGCGCGAAAGGCATCAACTCATGCACAGTGACTGCTTGTGCATCCGGAACAAATTCAATCGGTGACGCATTCGAAGTCATTAAACGCGGAGATGCGGACGTCATGATCACGGGTGGTGCAGAAGCTCCGATCACGACGATGGCCGTAGCCGGTTTCTGTGCAAATACAGCATTGTCATTGAATCCTGATCCGGCAACAGCTTCCCGTCCATTTGATAAGGAAAGGGATGGCTTTGTCATCGGTGAAGGCGCGGGCATCCTCATTCTAGAGGAGTACGAGCATGCAGTGAAACGCGGCGCGAAAATATATGCGGAAATCGTCGGGTACGGTTCAACAGGAGATGCCCATCATATTACTGCTCCAGCTCCTGAAGGTGAAGGCGGAGCACGCGCAATGCGTCAAGCAATCGATGAAGCGGAAATCAGCCCGGACAAAATCGATTACATCAATGCACACGGAACGAGCACGCCGTATAACGACCTGTTCGAAACGCTTGCAGCGAAAACGGTCTTCGGCGAACATGCGTATAAGCTAGCTATGAGTTCGACGAAATCGATGACGGGACACCTGCTCGGCGCTGCCGGAGGATTGGAAGCAATCTTCACGGTGAAGGCATTGCAGGAAGGGATTCTTCCACCTACAATGAATTACGTGAATGAAGACCCTGAATGCGACCTCGACTATGTCGTCAACCAAGCAAGGAAAGCGGATATCCAATATGCGATGAGCAATTCCCTCGGCTTCGGAGGACATAACGCTTCACTCGTATTCAAGAAAATATGAACGAATAGATGAAAAGCTCCCCATTTAGGATTCTTCTAAATGGGGAGCTTTCATTCATACAATGGAAGAAAAGCAAAAGGGCGATGTATATATGACACGTATCTTCTTCTTCCTCATCAGTTACGGACTCATAGTCATTACGACTACACATATGATCTTCTATTTCAATTATCTATCGCTCGGCTATAGCTGGAAGCAGATCCTGCTGTTCATTATCCAAACGGCTGACTTCACGCTTTTTGTAATGGCAGTCATACTTCTTGCGATTACCGTCTTCTTCCGAGCCCCATCGCATACTCCATTTTCTTAAGTGTGGCGGACGCAATCGCATTCGCTTTATCGGCTCCGCGATCAAGATGGACATCAAGCTCAGAGGAATTGAGAAGCTCCTCATAGCGTTCCTGGATAGGTGTAAGATGTCCGATGACAGCCTCGGCAACACCCGTTTTGAATGCGCCATAGCCAAGCCCTTCGTATTTCGATTCAAGGTCGGCAATCGAGATGCCGCTTAATGCCGATTCAATTGTCAATAGGTTTGAAACACCCGGCTTGTTTTCTACGTCGAATTTCACGATACCATCCGAATCCGTCACCGCACTTTTAATTTTCTTTTCGATTTCCTTCGGTGTATCCAATAGCGAAATCGTCCCTTTTTTATTCGGATCCGACTTGCTCATTTTCTTCAATGGGTCTTGCAATGATTTGATGCGCGCGCCATTTTTCGGTATGCGCACTTCCGGGATGGTAAGCACTTCACCATAACGTCTATTGAAGCGTTCGGCGAGATCCCTTGTCAATTCGACATGCTGCTTTTGATCGTCTCCGACTGGAACGATGTCGGT
The sequence above is drawn from the Sporosarcina luteola genome and encodes:
- the fabF gene encoding beta-ketoacyl-ACP synthase II, translating into MERRRVVITGVGAVSPVGNSAEESWEAVLNGKSGIGPLTRLDSEQFPVKVAAEVKDFDIEEYIPRKDARKMDRFTHYALAASIMAMKDANLELDEETGLRTGVWIGSGIGGMETHEQQFKTFQEKGYRRVSPFFVPMMIPDMASGQVSIHLGAKGINSCTVTACASGTNSIGDAFEVIKRGDADVMITGGAEAPITTMAVAGFCANTALSLNPDPATASRPFDKERDGFVIGEGAGILILEEYEHAVKRGAKIYAEIVGYGSTGDAHHITAPAPEGEGGARAMRQAIDEAEISPDKIDYINAHGTSTPYNDLFETLAAKTVFGEHAYKLAMSSTKSMTGHLLGAAGGLEAIFTVKALQEGILPPTMNYVNEDPECDLDYVVNQARKADIQYAMSNSLGFGGHNASLVFKKI
- the trpS gene encoding tryptophan--tRNA ligase, producing MKTIFSGVQPTGTVTLGNYIGAFKQFTELQHEYDCRFCIVDQHAITVQQDPDELAKTIRSLAAIYIASGIDPEKSLLFIQSEVPAHAQAGWMMQCISYIGELERMTQFKDKSDGKEGVSAGLLTYPPLMAADILIYNTDIVPVGDDQKQHVELTRDLAERFNRRYGEVLTIPEVRIPKNGARIKSLQDPLKKMSKSDPNKKGTISLLDTPKEIEKKIKSAVTDSDGIVKFDVENKPGVSNLLTIESALSGISIADLESKYEGLGYGAFKTGVAEAVIGHLTPIQERYEELLNSSELDVHLDRGADKANAIASATLKKMEYAMGLGRRR